The following coding sequences are from one Saccopteryx bilineata isolate mSacBil1 chromosome 3, mSacBil1_pri_phased_curated, whole genome shotgun sequence window:
- the IL22RA1 gene encoding interleukin-22 receptor subunit alpha-1, translating to MRMLLTILAAGSLVAHVAEDTTDLLQYVKFQSSNFENILTWDSGPESSPDTVYSVEYKKYGETEWLVKKGCQRVARKSCNLTMETSSLMEAYYARVNATSAGGRAATKMTDRFSSLRHTTIKPPHGTCIPQVRSIRMIVHPTPTPIHAGDGRRLTLEDIFYDLLYRLNLQVNQTYQMHLEGKQREYEFIGLTPDTEFLGTITISVQTWSKESAPFVCHVKTLPDQTWTYSFSGAFLFSMGFVVAGLCYLSYRYITKPLQPPNSLNVQRVLTFQPLRFIQEHVLIPVSDLSSPSGLAQPVHYSQVMVSGPREPPGVPPLPSLSEVTYLGQPDIILQPSRVPPHQTPSPPSYASQAAPEVSPPSYTPQVTSEAKAPPYTPQAVSSYSPQAAADSWPPSYGMCVEGSGKDSPPVTHSSPKYLRPEHQLQKEPPAGSCVTGELSLQGVASLATAEPQEAKSFHQHLCVDTDKAPDPNVLPQGEPETPGCLTGQLPLLSSVQIEGHPVSLPLHTSSLPCSPADQGSSPWGLLESLMCSKDEDPVSKTEAEGTAPQASDPEQPTELDSLFRGLALTVQWEP from the exons CTCACGTCGCTGAGGACACCACGGACCTTCTTCAGTATGTGAAATTCCAGTCCAGCAACTTTGAAAACATCCTGACTTGGGACAGCGGGCCAGAGAGCTCCCCAGACACAGTCTACAGTGTCGAATATAAGAA GTATGGAGAGACAGAGTGGCTGGTGAAGAAAGGCTGCCAGCGGGTCGCCCGGAAGTCCTGCAACCTCACCATGGAGACGAGCAGCCTCATGGAGGCCTACTACGCCAGGGTCAACGCCACCAGCGCAGGAGGCCGTGCAGCCACCAAGATGACTGACCGGTTCAGCTCACTGCGACACA CTACCATCAAGCCGCCTCATGGGACCTGTATCCCTCAGGTGAGATCCATCCGGATGATTGTCCATCCCACCCCCACGCCCATCCACGCAGGGGATGGCCGCCGGCTGACCCTGGAGGACATCTTCTATGACCTGTTGTACCGCTTAAACCTCCAAGTCAATCAGACCTACCAAATG CACCttgaaggaaagcagagagaatacGAGTTCATTGGCCTGACCCCTGACACGGAGTTCCTTGGGACCATCACGATTTCTGTTCAAACCTGGTCCAAAGAGAGCGCTCCGTTCGTGTGCCATGTGAAGACACTGCCAG ACCAGACCTGGACCTACTCCTTCTCCGGCGCCTTCCTGTTCTCCATGGGCTTCGTGGTCGCCGGGCTCTGCTACCTGAGCTACAGATACATCACCAAGCCGCTTCAGCCTCCCAACTCGCTG AATGTGCAGCGTGTCCTGACCTTCCAGCCTCTGCGGTTCATCCAGGAGCACGTCCTGATCCCCGTCTCTGACCTCAGCAGCCCCAGCGGCCTGGCCCAGCCTGTCCACTACTCCCAGGTCATGGTCTCCGGGCCCAGGGAGCCCCCAGGAGTCCCACCGCTGCCCAGCCTGTCTGAGGTCACCTACCTTGGGCAGCCCGACATCATCCTCCAGCCCTCCAGGGTGCCACCTCACCAGACACCCTCCCCGCCGTCTTATGCGTCCCAGGCTGCTCCTGAAGTCAGTCCCCCGTCCTACACGCCTCAAGTCACCTCCGAAGCTAAAGCCCCACCCTACACCCCACAGGCCGTCTCTTCCTACAGCCCTCAGGCCGCTGCGGACAGCTGGCCTCCTTCCTATGGGATGTGCGTGGAAGGCTCTGGCAAAGACTCTCCCCCTGTGACACACTCAAGTCCCAAATACCTCCGACCTGAACATCAGCTTCAGAAAGAGCCACCCGCTGGAAGCTGTGTCACAGGTGAACTCTCTCTGCAAGGGGTGGCCTCCTTGGCTACGGCGGAGCCCCAAGAAGCAAAATCCTTCCATCAGCATCTCTGTGTTGACACGGACAAAGCACCTGACCCTAATGTGCTGCCCCAAGGGGAGCCAGAGACACCAGGGTGCCTCACAGGCcagctgcccctcctctcctctgtccAGATTGAGGGCCACCCAGTATCCCTCCCTTTGCACACTTCTTCCCTCCCATGCTCTCCCGCGGACCAGGGTTCAAGTCCTTGGGGCCTGCTGGAGTCCCTCATGTGTTCCAAGGATGAGGATCCAGTGTCCAAGACGGAGGCCGAGGGCACAGCCCCTCAGGCCTCAGACCCAGAGCAGCCCACGGAGCTGGACTCTCTTTTCAGAGGCCTCGCCCTGACTGtgcagtgggagccctga